In Acinetobacter piscicola, a single window of DNA contains:
- a CDS encoding Bro-N domain-containing protein, which produces MNPSIFNFNEHGVRVAFDENGQPLFCLADVCKALDMQRANPSRFNLNPKGTHSLCTPTTSGNQFITFISEENLYRIVFRSTKKEALNFQTWVFKEVLPSIRKTGSYSARQTAYEELNRLCMQAKTQKAKGSFHGTGLVNHRYSMRDLNLRIETCKNNLQLTFEGLHND; this is translated from the coding sequence ATGAACCCATCTATTTTTAATTTTAATGAACACGGCGTTCGAGTTGCCTTTGATGAAAATGGACAGCCTTTATTTTGCTTGGCTGATGTTTGTAAGGCATTAGATATGCAAAGAGCAAACCCAAGCCGATTTAATTTAAATCCAAAGGGTACACATAGTTTGTGTACCCCTACCACAAGCGGAAATCAATTCATTACTTTCATCAGTGAAGAAAATCTTTACCGCATTGTTTTCCGATCTACCAAAAAAGAAGCATTAAATTTCCAAACTTGGGTATTTAAAGAGGTATTACCAAGCATTCGTAAGACTGGCAGTTATTCAGCGCGACAAACCGCCTATGAAGAATTAAACCGCTTATGTATGCAGGCAAAGACCCAAAAGGCTAAAGGATCATTTCATGGCACTGGATTAGTGAACCATCGTTATTCAATGCGAGATTTAAACCTAAGAATTGAAACATGCAAAAACAATTTGCAGCTAACTTTTGAGGGGTTACACAATGACTGA
- a CDS encoding MFS transporter, whose protein sequence is MQIKHIVGGLFFIVCAAICGVAIAIWVFKNFNIYIPLENQAVNIDLKEPLQAKVKIHEALDVDVTGRVNAEIPINENLNLPVTQALTPHVYFDNIVPIQTTIPVKEVLKVDQNMPIDTKVQVRVMGRDITLPLKGIIPIKIEVPIDLQVPLNQRVHLKFDAPVRTVLKENLNIPLQATLKTNIPIQGHLNVPIKSSLDATVDVKNTLPVKIQKGDLKIPLNSIRLSQHEAENIKAVSPAPESAKE, encoded by the coding sequence TTGCAAATTAAGCATATTGTCGGTGGTCTATTTTTTATTGTCTGTGCTGCAATTTGCGGTGTAGCCATTGCGATTTGGGTATTTAAAAATTTTAATATTTACATTCCACTTGAAAACCAAGCCGTCAATATCGACTTGAAAGAACCTTTACAAGCCAAAGTTAAAATTCATGAGGCTTTAGATGTCGATGTGACGGGACGTGTGAATGCAGAAATTCCAATTAATGAAAATTTAAATTTACCTGTAACACAGGCTCTTACACCTCATGTGTATTTTGATAATATTGTTCCAATTCAAACCACAATTCCTGTTAAGGAAGTGTTGAAAGTCGACCAAAATATGCCGATTGACACTAAAGTTCAGGTTAGAGTGATGGGGCGAGATATTACTTTACCATTGAAGGGGATTATTCCCATTAAAATTGAGGTGCCGATTGACCTGCAAGTGCCTTTAAATCAAAGAGTACATTTAAAGTTTGATGCCCCTGTACGGACAGTGCTCAAAGAAAATTTGAATATTCCACTGCAAGCGACTTTAAAAACCAATATCCCGATCCAAGGACATCTCAATGTACCAATCAAATCAAGTTTGGATGCAACTGTAGATGTAAAAAATACTCTACCTGTAAAAATTCAAAAGGGTGATTTAAAAATTCCTTTAAATAGTATTCGACTTTCTCAACATGAAGCAGAAAATATCAAAGCTGTAAGTCCAGCTCCTGAGTCTGCAAAGGAGTAA
- a CDS encoding SDR family oxidoreductase: MKIAVTGATGQLGTLVIKALLQHTQAENIVALVRNQQKAQDLKNQGIELRHFDYDHVETLVPALIGIDKLLLISANEIGRRTPQHKAIIDAAKQANVQYIAYTSLLNADSNPLGLAQEHRETEQLIRESGLSFTFLRNNWYSENYLANVQHTAESGILYGSAENGKISSASREDYAEAAAKVLTSVGHDHKTYELAGSASFTLTDLASYISQAANRPVSYQNISAQDYTQALNAAGLAPALVDVIVDADVQTAKGAMYSQSQDLENLIGRKTTPIQDQIQALFKA; encoded by the coding sequence ATGAAAATTGCAGTTACAGGCGCAACTGGTCAACTCGGTACCTTAGTCATCAAGGCATTACTTCAACACACACAAGCTGAAAATATTGTGGCTTTGGTGCGTAACCAACAAAAAGCTCAAGATTTAAAAAATCAAGGCATTGAACTTCGTCATTTTGATTATGATCACGTTGAAACACTGGTACCTGCCTTAATTGGTATCGATAAATTATTACTGATTTCTGCCAATGAAATTGGTCGCCGCACACCACAACATAAAGCGATCATCGATGCAGCCAAACAAGCCAATGTTCAATATATTGCATATACAAGTTTGTTAAATGCCGATAGCAATCCGCTCGGTTTAGCGCAGGAACATCGTGAAACTGAACAATTGATCCGTGAAAGTGGTTTATCTTTCACATTTTTAAGAAACAATTGGTATAGTGAAAACTATTTAGCAAATGTGCAACACACTGCTGAATCAGGCATACTTTATGGCAGTGCAGAAAATGGAAAAATCAGTTCAGCATCCCGCGAAGATTATGCTGAAGCTGCTGCCAAAGTTTTGACCAGTGTCGGACATGACCATAAAACTTATGAATTAGCAGGCTCAGCAAGTTTTACATTAACAGATCTTGCAAGCTATATTTCGCAAGCAGCAAATAGACCTGTCAGCTATCAAAATATCAGTGCGCAAGATTATACCCAAGCCTTAAATGCTGCAGGTTTAGCTCCTGCTTTGGTGGATGTCATTGTGGATGCAGATGTGCAAACAGCAAAAGGTGCAATGTATAGTCAAAGCCAAGATTTAGAAAATTTAATTGGACGTAAAACAACACCTATTCAAGATCAAATCCAAGCGCTCTTTAAAGCCTAA
- the prfH gene encoding peptide chain release factor H — MPIVQISAALGPAECELAVKYTLQEMQKEAKNQKIAFEILESHETQQGYSSILCNVPEDAQIWLNTWLGTIQWTFQSKIRPQHKRKNWFVGISQFDTPQQLPTDDMIHFQACRASGAGGQHVNTTDSAVHATHIASGISVKVMSERSQHANKRLAKELIMLKLQQHSQSTKANQKQLQHQQHALIERGNPIRSFKK; from the coding sequence TTGCCGATCGTGCAAATAAGTGCTGCACTTGGACCTGCAGAATGTGAGCTTGCTGTAAAATACACGCTTCAAGAAATGCAAAAAGAAGCAAAAAATCAAAAAATAGCTTTTGAAATCCTTGAATCTCATGAAACCCAACAGGGTTATTCTTCTATATTATGTAATGTTCCTGAAGATGCACAAATATGGTTAAATACGTGGCTTGGTACAATTCAATGGACATTTCAAAGTAAAATTCGTCCACAGCATAAACGTAAAAACTGGTTTGTGGGCATTAGTCAATTTGACACACCACAACAACTTCCTACGGATGACATGATTCACTTCCAAGCTTGTCGCGCCTCAGGTGCAGGTGGACAACATGTCAATACCACCGATTCTGCTGTTCATGCCACACATATTGCATCTGGCATCAGCGTAAAAGTCATGTCTGAGCGCAGTCAACATGCCAACAAACGGTTGGCGAAAGAACTGATTATGCTCAAACTTCAACAGCACAGTCAAAGCACCAAAGCAAATCAGAAGCAATTACAACATCAGCAACATGCTTTGATTGAACGTGGCAATCCGATACGCAGCTTTAAAAAATAA
- the proB gene encoding glutamate 5-kinase, whose translation MIEVVDGQRQLKALKRIVVKIGSSLLTANGQGLDLDAISHWAKQIADLHDAGHEIILVSSGAVAEGMVRMKLENRPTDLPSLQACAAIGQMGLIQTWSSVLENHAIQTAQVLLTHDDLADRRRYLNSCDALQHLIDWRVIPVINENDTVSTDEIRFGDNDTLAAMVAGQVHADLLIILTDQQGMFDSDPRSNPNAKLFHTVRAMDESLFDMAGGGGKFGRGGMLTKVRAARLAAKSGCPTLIASGESDNVLARLMSGELLGTLFITDDDRVTAHQQWLAAHLQTAGRLVLDDGAVKAIKENHRSLLPVGVKAVEGHFDRGDVVECVDTLGHRVAVGRVNFSSRSAEIVKGLASDKVHQVLGEARSLEMIHRNHMAIY comes from the coding sequence ATGATAGAAGTGGTAGATGGGCAACGTCAGCTCAAGGCTTTAAAACGTATCGTTGTTAAAATCGGATCATCTTTACTCACAGCAAATGGGCAAGGTTTAGATTTGGATGCTATTTCGCATTGGGCGAAACAAATTGCAGATTTACACGACGCAGGACATGAAATTATTCTCGTGTCATCAGGTGCTGTGGCTGAAGGTATGGTTCGCATGAAGCTAGAGAACCGACCCACCGATCTACCCAGTCTGCAAGCTTGTGCTGCCATTGGTCAAATGGGTTTAATCCAAACTTGGTCAAGCGTTTTGGAAAATCATGCCATTCAAACTGCGCAAGTGTTACTGACCCATGATGATTTGGCAGATCGTCGTCGTTATTTAAATTCATGTGATGCTTTACAACATCTGATTGACTGGCGTGTCATTCCTGTGATCAACGAAAATGATACGGTTTCTACCGATGAAATTCGCTTCGGGGATAATGACACGCTTGCGGCAATGGTTGCAGGGCAAGTGCATGCGGATTTACTGATTATCTTAACCGATCAGCAAGGGATGTTTGACTCTGACCCTCGTTCTAATCCAAATGCAAAATTGTTCCATACAGTTCGTGCGATGGATGAATCGCTGTTTGATATGGCAGGCGGTGGTGGTAAGTTTGGTCGTGGTGGTATGTTGACCAAAGTACGTGCGGCACGTTTGGCTGCAAAATCAGGCTGCCCAACTTTAATTGCCAGTGGTGAAAGTGACAATGTACTTGCTCGTTTAATGTCGGGTGAGTTGTTGGGTACTTTATTCATCACCGATGATGATCGTGTCACGGCACATCAACAATGGCTCGCAGCACATTTGCAAACAGCAGGGCGTTTGGTTTTGGATGATGGTGCTGTTAAAGCCATCAAAGAAAACCATCGTAGTCTGTTACCTGTAGGGGTGAAAGCGGTAGAAGGGCATTTTGATCGTGGTGATGTAGTTGAATGTGTTGATACACTTGGACATCGTGTTGCGGTGGGGCGTGTGAATTTTAGTTCTCGTTCGGCTGAAATCGTGAAAGGCTTAGCTTCAGATAAAGTCCATCAGGTGTTAGGTGAAGCACGTTCTTTGGAAATGATTCATCGCAATCATATGGCAATTTACTAG
- a CDS encoding helix-turn-helix transcriptional regulator, giving the protein MSAHEKYARIKQLASAPPTPEKIYTIKTGENAGMKRKVNAKPERIGLLPVTEKTIWTWVREGKFPKPLKLSSNVTVWRMSEVEAWIEEQADIVTMEA; this is encoded by the coding sequence ATGTCAGCACATGAAAAATACGCTCGAATTAAACAATTAGCGAGCGCACCACCTACCCCCGAAAAAATCTACACCATTAAGACAGGCGAGAACGCAGGCATGAAGCGCAAAGTTAATGCCAAGCCTGAGCGCATCGGACTGTTACCAGTGACCGAAAAAACTATATGGACTTGGGTGCGTGAGGGGAAATTTCCGAAGCCTCTAAAACTCTCAAGCAACGTCACTGTATGGCGCATGTCAGAGGTTGAGGCTTGGATTGAAGAACAAGCCGACATTGTAACGATGGAGGCTTAA
- a CDS encoding tyrosine-type recombinase/integrase, translating into MLSKLQIDAIKPTSKLQKINDSEMLYLFVSPTGRKTWKVLYTLDGKKNTITLGEYPKVLNAKDARLRRDEIKKQISEGINPTEQKRQEKIKDLSEMSFADLIRLYMEKVTPHKRGGRVETIILSNYIKSFPRLMKKPVNQLGQLDMIQFRDERLKKVKGATVARDLGLLSAVFKYARQELRIMTNSPLDDIAKPKQSASRNRRISQDEIDRILEAFKYNGRSQPITKKQQTAWAFLFAIETAMRASEITGLKWADVYDKHVELEITKNGTARKVPLSKRAIELLSYMRGIDEIDVCTVKNKVADGETGRGNLSAYFNQVVTGQLKIEDLTFHDTRHEAISRMVKNAKLPVEVLAKITGHKTISILINTYYNPDIEELANHLHKEDDPDIIPFKKSV; encoded by the coding sequence ATGCTGTCTAAATTGCAAATTGACGCTATAAAACCAACCTCCAAGCTACAAAAAATCAATGATAGTGAGATGCTGTATTTATTCGTATCTCCGACAGGTCGAAAAACTTGGAAAGTGCTATATACGCTCGATGGAAAGAAAAACACCATCACTTTGGGCGAATATCCAAAGGTGCTGAATGCTAAAGATGCACGTTTAAGACGTGATGAGATAAAAAAACAAATATCAGAGGGCATTAACCCGACTGAGCAAAAACGACAAGAAAAGATTAAAGATTTATCAGAAATGAGCTTTGCCGACTTGATAAGGCTTTACATGGAAAAGGTCACACCACACAAAAGGGGTGGACGTGTGGAAACCATTATTTTGAGTAACTATATAAAATCATTTCCCCGATTGATGAAAAAACCAGTAAACCAACTGGGGCAGCTAGATATGATTCAATTTAGGGATGAACGGCTAAAAAAGGTTAAGGGCGCAACAGTCGCTAGAGATTTAGGCTTATTGAGTGCTGTATTCAAGTATGCACGACAAGAACTAAGAATTATGACCAACTCCCCATTGGACGACATAGCAAAGCCGAAGCAGTCAGCAAGTAGAAATAGACGTATATCACAAGATGAGATAGATCGAATCTTAGAGGCATTTAAATATAATGGGCGTTCACAACCTATCACTAAGAAACAACAAACGGCGTGGGCATTTCTTTTTGCAATTGAAACAGCAATGAGAGCAAGTGAAATTACAGGCTTAAAGTGGGCGGATGTTTACGACAAGCATGTTGAACTTGAAATCACAAAGAATGGCACGGCGAGAAAAGTCCCATTATCAAAAAGAGCAATTGAGCTTTTGAGTTATATGCGTGGCATTGATGAAATAGATGTTTGCACTGTCAAAAATAAGGTTGCTGATGGTGAAACAGGTAGGGGAAATCTATCTGCATATTTTAATCAAGTGGTCACAGGTCAATTAAAAATAGAAGATTTAACTTTTCACGATACACGACATGAAGCCATTTCCCGAATGGTTAAAAATGCAAAGCTCCCAGTAGAGGTATTAGCAAAGATTACAGGGCATAAAACAATAAGTATTTTAATTAATACCTACTACAACCCTGATATTGAAGAACTTGCCAACCATCTACACAAAGAAGATGACCCAGATATTATCCCATTTAAAAAGTCTGTTTAA
- a CDS encoding DUF927 domain-containing protein produces the protein MNITTSTIKPDSILANCTLLNPSDDTYLNHPIIERFGSPSQPIYVDQCKVDINGVTYEQPLILPIVNGQLKLVQCAVLQNEQRIQVIPDGLAKGFACYGEMQKDKPVIITHNLEAFFKLASSIAIGFEPPLQPFSVVLVILPNLCNINLTELKAFDFEQIQYVIQQLSKAGYQQLYMPVRPEQMQLEPFKQLEQNTAGRLLNQYLRYGENEFFTELIKENDAAEAQAFIHEAISQLPELDPLPKGHLAKPFRYGDGVFHLLDSGLYYIEQTKDDEYRRYISSPIRVLAQTRDTTNNAWGRLLEWYDADGVKHTQALSMELFQSDGVELRKALAYQGVIIAPDGKARNLLQSYLMSYPTHTRALCVDRVGWHDHVFVLPNEQIGQHEQDDLIVYQTTQGIDSNYQIKGSLEQWQSHISMPLAAHSKLVVALSSAFAGQLLTPLEQQTGAGVHFKGQSSKGKTTALYVGCSVWGKPSQYCKTWKSTGNALEHTAYIHNDGFLALDEIGEVANPKELGNIAYMLANGKGKARLTKEIKAKPSYAWKVIFLSTGEKSLKEIMQENGQKTKLGQEIRLIDIDIDQSEYGLFDQIDFAEDGAKQSRVLVERSNQFYGVAGMAWLKYLTHDKDTVMQQAKQLLEQYHRELVAEHNQGHIVRVANAFALIAVAGELATQAGITAWQTGTAFNAVKDVFNAWVNDFEYVGDYQTKEYILHVKAFFEANESSRFESITPDPDQIEKIINRVGYWKIENGEKLFLVLPEQFKNEVCKGHDNRKVAKALLLEQLLEHDTGKTSKTVRIPSKKNAVKVYAVKEAIFSWEA, from the coding sequence ATGAATATCACCACCTCCACCATCAAACCCGATTCGATTCTAGCAAATTGTACGTTGCTTAATCCATCGGATGACACATATTTAAACCACCCCATCATTGAACGCTTTGGCAGCCCATCACAGCCGATCTATGTCGATCAATGCAAGGTAGACATTAACGGCGTGACCTATGAACAGCCTTTGATTCTACCTATCGTCAATGGACAGCTTAAGCTTGTACAATGCGCCGTATTGCAGAATGAACAACGTATTCAAGTCATACCTGATGGTTTAGCAAAAGGCTTTGCTTGCTATGGTGAAATGCAGAAAGATAAACCTGTAATCATCACCCATAACTTAGAGGCATTTTTTAAACTTGCCTCCAGTATTGCCATTGGTTTTGAACCACCATTACAGCCGTTTTCCGTTGTATTGGTGATATTGCCTAACCTATGCAATATCAACCTAACAGAACTCAAAGCCTTTGATTTTGAGCAAATACAATATGTTATTCAGCAGTTATCTAAAGCAGGCTATCAACAGTTATACATGCCTGTTAGACCTGAACAGATGCAGCTTGAGCCATTTAAACAGCTTGAGCAAAACACGGCTGGACGTTTACTAAATCAATATTTGAGATATGGCGAAAATGAGTTTTTCACTGAACTGATTAAAGAAAATGATGCTGCAGAAGCACAGGCATTTATTCATGAGGCAATCAGTCAATTACCTGAACTCGACCCATTACCTAAAGGACATTTAGCCAAGCCATTTCGTTATGGTGATGGTGTATTTCATCTTTTAGACAGTGGTTTGTATTACATTGAACAGACCAAAGATGATGAGTATAGACGCTATATCTCCAGTCCGATTCGAGTATTGGCACAAACAAGGGACACCACCAATAACGCATGGGGTCGCTTGCTTGAATGGTACGATGCTGACGGTGTAAAGCACACACAAGCCTTATCAATGGAGCTATTTCAATCTGATGGTGTGGAACTCCGCAAGGCTTTGGCTTATCAAGGGGTCATCATTGCACCCGATGGCAAAGCAAGGAACTTATTGCAAAGTTATTTGATGAGCTACCCGACCCATACAAGGGCATTATGTGTTGACCGTGTTGGATGGCATGACCATGTATTTGTGTTGCCCAATGAGCAGATCGGACAGCATGAACAGGATGATTTAATTGTTTATCAAACCACACAAGGCATTGATAGTAACTATCAGATCAAAGGCAGTTTAGAACAATGGCAAAGTCATATTTCTATGCCACTTGCTGCTCATTCCAAATTAGTTGTGGCGTTGAGTTCGGCTTTTGCAGGGCAATTACTCACACCACTGGAACAGCAGACAGGTGCAGGCGTTCACTTCAAAGGGCAATCCTCTAAAGGCAAAACCACCGCTTTATATGTCGGTTGTAGTGTATGGGGAAAGCCTAGCCAATATTGCAAAACATGGAAATCAACAGGCAATGCTTTAGAACATACCGCATATATTCACAATGACGGATTCCTCGCCTTAGATGAGATTGGAGAGGTCGCCAATCCTAAAGAATTAGGTAACATTGCCTACATGCTTGCCAATGGTAAAGGCAAAGCAAGGCTAACTAAGGAAATCAAAGCCAAGCCCTCTTATGCTTGGAAAGTCATTTTCCTATCTACAGGTGAAAAGAGCCTGAAAGAAATCATGCAAGAGAACGGACAAAAGACCAAACTAGGGCAAGAAATCCGTTTGATTGATATTGATATAGATCAGTCTGAATATGGTTTATTTGATCAGATCGACTTTGCCGAAGATGGTGCAAAACAATCAAGGGTATTGGTTGAGCGTTCTAATCAGTTCTACGGCGTTGCAGGCATGGCATGGTTGAAATACCTCACCCATGACAAAGACACTGTCATGCAACAGGCTAAACAGCTATTAGAGCAATATCACCGTGAATTAGTAGCAGAACACAATCAAGGTCATATTGTCCGTGTTGCAAATGCCTTTGCCTTGATTGCCGTTGCAGGTGAACTCGCTACACAGGCAGGAATTACAGCGTGGCAAACAGGTACAGCATTCAACGCCGTGAAAGACGTATTCAATGCTTGGGTCAATGACTTTGAATATGTCGGGGACTACCAAACCAAAGAATATATTTTGCATGTTAAGGCATTCTTTGAGGCAAATGAATCAAGTCGTTTTGAATCTATCACCCCTGACCCTGACCAAATCGAAAAGATCATTAACCGTGTGGGGTACTGGAAGATCGAGAACGGCGAAAAATTATTTCTTGTGTTGCCTGAACAATTCAAAAATGAAGTGTGTAAAGGGCATGACAATAGAAAAGTGGCAAAGGCTTTATTGCTTGAGCAACTCTTAGAGCATGACACAGGCAAGACCAGTAAGACAGTTAGAATCCCATCAAAGAAAAATGCCGTTAAGGTTTATGCCGTTAAAGAAGCTATTTTTAGTTGGGAAGCCTAA
- a CDS encoding winged helix-turn-helix transcriptional regulator, whose protein sequence is MSAYGHSDLIGEVLSSECPSREILEHVTSKWAVLILKSLSEGVLRFSELRKRIEGVSEKMLAQTLKTLEQDGFILRTVYPEVPPKVEYQLTFLGAQVAEKLNYLIAWIERNLPEILQNKQNLVQA, encoded by the coding sequence ATGAGCGCTTATGGTCATAGTGATTTGATTGGTGAAGTTTTATCCAGTGAATGTCCTTCCCGTGAAATTTTAGAGCATGTGACAAGTAAGTGGGCTGTGCTTATTTTAAAGAGTTTAAGTGAAGGGGTATTGCGTTTTAGTGAACTGCGTAAGCGTATAGAAGGGGTGAGTGAAAAAATGTTGGCACAAACACTGAAAACTTTGGAACAAGATGGGTTTATTTTGCGGACGGTTTATCCTGAAGTGCCCCCCAAAGTAGAATATCAATTGACTTTCTTGGGGGCACAAGTGGCTGAAAAGTTAAATTATTTGATTGCGTGGATTGAGCGTAATTTACCCGAAATTTTGCAGAATAAACAAAACCTTGTCCAAGCCTGA
- the cgtA gene encoding Obg family GTPase CgtA, translated as MRFVDEAVITVEAGDGGNGVASFRREKFVPFGGPDGGDGGRGGSVYIEADDNTSTLVDYRYTRRFRAERGKNGAGANCAGRSGETVTLKVPVGTTIVDTESGDIIGDLVENGQKVLVAQGGDGGLGNTHFKSSTNRSPRKCTHGIKGEFREIRLELKVLADVGLLGMPNAGKSTFIRAVSAAKPKVADYPFTTMVPNLGVVDADSHRSFVMADIPGLIEGAAEGAGLGIRFLKHLARTRILLHIVDVQPIDGSDPAYNAKAILEELKKFSPTLSKLPIVLVLNKLDQIAESEREEWCNHILTELQWDGPVFKTSGLTSEGTKDVVYYLMDQIEQQHEREVEDPEYAAEIKAFRDQLEAETREQTIAAKEAYREMRRQQRLAGMLGDDDEDDDGDDGEMEVYYVR; from the coding sequence ATGCGCTTTGTTGATGAAGCAGTCATTACCGTAGAGGCTGGCGACGGTGGCAATGGCGTAGCTAGTTTTCGCCGTGAAAAGTTCGTACCGTTTGGTGGTCCAGATGGTGGTGATGGTGGTCGTGGTGGTAGCGTTTATATCGAAGCCGATGACAACACCAGTACACTTGTAGATTATCGTTATACCCGTAGATTCCGTGCTGAGCGCGGTAAGAATGGTGCGGGTGCAAACTGTGCAGGTCGTAGTGGTGAAACAGTTACGCTAAAAGTACCTGTAGGAACAACCATTGTTGATACTGAGTCAGGCGATATTATCGGTGACTTGGTTGAAAATGGTCAAAAAGTTTTGGTTGCACAAGGGGGGGATGGTGGTTTAGGCAATACCCATTTCAAATCATCAACCAACCGTTCTCCACGTAAGTGTACACATGGCATCAAAGGCGAGTTTCGTGAAATTCGTTTAGAGCTGAAAGTATTGGCAGATGTAGGTTTACTAGGTATGCCAAATGCGGGTAAATCGACGTTTATTCGTGCAGTATCGGCAGCGAAACCAAAAGTTGCAGATTATCCATTTACCACGATGGTGCCAAATTTAGGCGTAGTCGATGCAGATAGTCATCGCTCATTTGTTATGGCGGATATTCCAGGATTGATCGAAGGTGCGGCAGAAGGTGCAGGTTTAGGGATCCGTTTCTTGAAACACTTGGCACGTACACGTATTTTATTACATATCGTAGATGTGCAGCCAATTGATGGTTCTGACCCTGCTTATAATGCTAAAGCAATTTTGGAAGAATTGAAAAAATTCTCTCCGACATTGTCAAAGTTACCGATTGTGTTGGTGCTGAATAAACTTGACCAAATCGCTGAGTCTGAACGAGAAGAATGGTGTAATCATATTCTTACAGAATTACAGTGGGATGGACCTGTATTTAAAACTTCAGGCTTAACGTCTGAAGGGACAAAAGATGTTGTGTATTACTTAATGGATCAAATCGAACAACAACACGAACGTGAAGTTGAAGATCCTGAATATGCAGCAGAAATCAAAGCTTTCCGTGATCAGCTTGAAGCTGAAACACGTGAGCAAACAATTGCTGCAAAAGAAGCTTATCGTGAAATGCGCCGTCAACAACGCCTTGCAGGCATGTTGGGTGATGACGACGAAGATGACGATGGTGATGATGGCGAAATGGAAGTGTATTACGTACGTTAA
- a CDS encoding helix-turn-helix domain-containing protein — MNHQTQVLDHLKQGKTLSQAEAIHHFDCYRLSAVIQRLRRLGHDIVTHQEPNLNNKGTHARYELNEMQA, encoded by the coding sequence ATGAACCACCAAACCCAAGTTTTAGACCACCTCAAACAGGGTAAAACCTTGAGCCAAGCAGAGGCAATACATCACTTTGATTGTTATCGCCTGAGTGCTGTTATTCAGCGTTTACGCCGTTTAGGTCATGACATTGTGACCCACCAAGAGCCGAACTTAAACAACAAAGGTACACACGCTCGATATGAATTAAATGAGATGCAAGCATGA